Proteins encoded in a region of the Deinococcus misasensis DSM 22328 genome:
- a CDS encoding sensor histidine kinase: MIKDRDKMFRFMPVAWLFFLAFPIMSWMKMPLGPIQHLIAAILMGVFLALYLWVFRAIKPERPLDRFPVWNLVAVLWCFLIFAIGRPYFEWNNTTFMVYAASLGAFQRSLTLTIGTVLGVLGAFAWMIFSQGADPGNLITIVLLSVSVAIGNHFGYAAMESGMRMRALQQEKEDLARIAERERIARDLHDLLGHTLSVIVLKAELASKLMDRNPERAKQEIKEVEKISREALTEVRLAVQGYKGTDLKSEIGRAKVALDAAGIKLDYLVSEVEISLEQQGALQLILRESITNIIRHSKASTCQVALEEQKGQILLRIADDGVGAGEHIGNGMKGMRERAEALGGKFNVKNQQGTVIEVCIPKNDPETHKAPQGVPA, from the coding sequence ATGATCAAAGACCGCGACAAAATGTTCCGTTTCATGCCGGTGGCATGGCTGTTTTTTCTGGCCTTCCCAATCATGTCGTGGATGAAAATGCCCCTTGGCCCCATTCAACACTTGATTGCTGCAATTTTGATGGGGGTTTTTCTGGCCCTGTATTTGTGGGTGTTTCGCGCCATCAAACCCGAGCGCCCTCTGGACCGTTTTCCGGTCTGGAACCTGGTGGCGGTGTTGTGGTGCTTCCTGATTTTTGCCATTGGAAGACCGTATTTTGAGTGGAACAACACCACTTTCATGGTGTATGCGGCAAGCCTCGGGGCCTTCCAGAGAAGCCTGACCCTCACCATTGGTACGGTGCTGGGTGTTCTGGGGGCTTTTGCATGGATGATCTTTTCTCAGGGAGCAGACCCCGGAAACCTGATCACCATTGTTCTGCTGTCTGTGTCCGTCGCCATTGGCAACCATTTTGGTTATGCAGCGATGGAATCCGGCATGAGAATGCGTGCCCTGCAACAAGAAAAAGAAGATCTGGCCCGCATTGCTGAGCGGGAACGCATTGCCCGTGACCTGCATGACCTCCTCGGTCACACCCTCAGCGTGATTGTTTTGAAAGCCGAACTGGCCTCCAAACTGATGGACCGCAACCCCGAAAGGGCCAAACAGGAAATCAAGGAAGTCGAAAAAATCTCACGCGAGGCCCTCACCGAAGTGCGTCTGGCCGTGCAGGGCTACAAAGGCACCGACCTGAAAAGCGAAATTGGCCGGGCCAAAGTGGCTCTGGATGCTGCGGGAATCAAACTGGATTATCTGGTGTCTGAAGTGGAGATCAGCCTTGAGCAGCAAGGGGCCTTGCAACTCATTTTGCGGGAATCCATCACCAACATCATCCGCCATTCAAAAGCCAGCACCTGTCAGGTGGCTCTGGAAGAGCAAAAAGGCCAGATCCTGCTGCGCATTGCAGACGATGGGGTTGGCGCAGGAGAGCACATTGGCAACGGCATGAAAGGCATGCGTGAACGGGCCGAAGCTCTGGGAGGCAAATTCAACGTGAAAAACCAGCAAGGCACCGTCATTGAAGTGTGCATTCCCAAAAACGATCCGGAAACCCACAAAGCCCCTCAGGGGGTCCCGGCATGA
- a CDS encoding response regulator transcription factor, whose product MIRVLIAEDQVMILGALKALLELEGDIEVLAATKNGSEALKAALDVQPDIVITDIEMPEKTGLELAQDLKQQLPRTRVIIVTTFARAGYLRRAMEAGVKGYLLKDAPSDELADAIRRVHAGGIVINPLLAAEAWSDQDPLTDRERQVLRFAHEGMTSGQIAEKLHLSEGTVRNYLSEAMSKLGASNRVEAARMAREKGWL is encoded by the coding sequence ATGATTCGGGTCCTGATTGCCGAAGATCAGGTGATGATTCTGGGGGCCTTAAAAGCCCTTCTGGAACTTGAGGGAGACATCGAAGTGCTGGCCGCCACCAAAAACGGTTCAGAGGCCCTGAAGGCTGCCTTGGACGTGCAACCAGACATCGTCATCACCGACATCGAGATGCCCGAGAAAACCGGTTTGGAACTGGCACAGGACCTGAAGCAGCAGCTTCCCAGAACCCGCGTGATCATCGTGACCACCTTTGCCAGAGCAGGCTACCTGCGCAGGGCCATGGAAGCCGGAGTGAAAGGCTATCTGCTCAAAGATGCCCCCTCCGATGAACTCGCTGATGCCATCCGGCGCGTGCATGCCGGAGGCATCGTGATCAACCCTTTGCTGGCTGCAGAAGCATGGTCCGATCAGGACCCCCTCACCGACAGGGAACGTCAGGTGCTCAGGTTCGCCCACGAAGGCATGACCTCGGGGCAAATTGCTGAGAAACTGCACCTGTCAGAAGGAACGGTGCGGAATTACCTGTCTGAAGCGATGTCTAAACTTGGAGCTTCGAATCGGGTGGAAGCGGCCCGCATGGCCCGTGAGAAGGGATGGCTGTGA
- a CDS encoding ABC transporter permease: MNRFFYLVYSEIIRLVRMPAYLIPTLAFPIMFFAIFGLPNAKNELGGVNAATYMLVSFSAYSLISTSLFAFGVSIAAERGLGWHKLMRVTPLNPLMYFGSKVVNALIQGLVIIVLLALFARFVGNLSYDVVLFAQAIGKLMLAVGAFVALGLWVGYVGGPNSAAGIANLIFLPMSFASGLFMPLDIMPEFLRNIAPYTPAYHFAQIGWMTLGAKSDTSEMMHWVWVMVYAVAFFMLALVAYRKDEGKNFG, translated from the coding sequence ATGAACCGCTTTTTTTATCTGGTCTACTCTGAAATCATCCGTCTGGTCCGCATGCCTGCTTACCTGATTCCAACTCTGGCGTTTCCGATCATGTTCTTTGCGATCTTCGGTTTGCCCAATGCCAAAAATGAGCTGGGCGGGGTCAATGCAGCCACTTACATGCTGGTGTCCTTCAGTGCCTACAGCTTGATTTCCACTTCCCTGTTTGCCTTTGGGGTTTCCATTGCAGCAGAGCGGGGTCTGGGATGGCACAAACTCATGCGGGTCACCCCCTTAAATCCCTTGATGTACTTTGGAAGCAAAGTGGTCAATGCCCTGATTCAGGGTCTGGTGATCATCGTGCTGCTGGCCCTGTTTGCCCGTTTTGTGGGCAACCTGAGTTACGACGTGGTGCTGTTTGCACAGGCCATTGGCAAACTGATGCTGGCAGTGGGTGCGTTTGTGGCTCTGGGATTGTGGGTCGGTTACGTGGGAGGTCCCAACAGTGCAGCAGGCATCGCCAACCTGATTTTCCTGCCCATGAGTTTTGCCAGTGGCCTGTTCATGCCTCTGGACATCATGCCCGAGTTTCTGCGCAACATTGCCCCTTACACTCCGGCCTACCACTTTGCCCAGATTGGATGGATGACCCTCGGGGCCAAGAGCGACACCTCGGAAATGATGCACTGGGTGTGGGTGATGGTGTATGCCGTGGCGTTCTTCATGCTGGCTCTGGTGGCCTACCGCAAAGACGAAGGCAAGAACTTTGGTTGA